CGACCACGGCGAGCAGGCGGGTGTCCACGGGATCCGGCGCTACCACGGTTGCGCACGCTACCCGGTCGGCCGCCGCCGAAGACGCAGGGTTGTCGATCGGTCGGCCGCCGGGCGCGATTCCGTCGGTGCGTCGAGCGGGCGGGCACTCGGTGACGAGCGTGCGGTCCTCTTCGGTCGCCGAGCCCGTCCCCGCACCGCGTTGCGGGCGTGGAGCGGCCGAGACGGTCGCACCGGGACGTTCGGGCCGGTCCGGTGCGGGGGCGGCGTGGTCGTGCGCGGGGGGTACGGGGCGGGCGTCGGGCGCACGCGGCGGCGCACCTCGCGGATCTACGCCGCGTCGACGTGTCGTCGACGGGCGCAGGTCAGTCCCACCAGAAGGACCAGGAGTTCTTCCCGAGGATGTCCGCCGCGTAGTCCTGGAGGGTGCCGGGGCCCTGATCGATGTTGTCGGGGCAGAAGGCCCAGTGCTCGGCGGCGACGTGTTCGGCGTGCTTCCGGGTGGTGGGCGGGGCCGCGATGCTGAGGTCGAGGGTGTCGAAGCCGACTCGGACGACGCGGGCGCCGAACCGGTCCTCCCAGCTGCGGACGATCGCGGCCATCGGCGCGGTGCGGTCGGAGTGGTTGGTCGGGCCCATCCAGCCGATGACGGCCAGCGCGTCGGCGCTGCGCGGCGCGGCGACCAGGCCGAGCCGCGCGGACTCCGACGCGATCAGGTCGGCGTACCAGTCGGCGACCTCCTCGGCGGTGCGCGGCGAGGACCCCGCCTCGGCGAGGCCGGGGAAGGTCGAGTCGAAGGGGGCGAGATGGCCGGTGTCGGTGCTGCCCGCGGGTTCCAGCCAGTCGGCCCAGATGTCGGCCATGACGCGGGCGGCGTCGTATCGGTCGACGTCGGCGACGGTCTCCGGGGCGAGCTCTCCGGTCTCCCACGGCAGTCCGCCGTGTTCGGCGGTCTCCAGGATCAGCGGCCACAGTCCTGAGACGGGGTGTTCGGCGCGCAGCCGGGACCACAGTGCACCGTCGGCGGCGGCGTCGCCGAGCCACAGCGCGGGTCGTTCTCGGGAGGCCTTGGTCCGTGCGAAGCTCTCGTCTGGTCGGATCAGTCTGCCGGGCGGCAGCGGTGTCGACGGCGCGCGACCCGCGGTCCCCTCGGGGAAGAGCGACCCCCAGTCGTCGAGCGGCGGGGCGGTGGTGCTGGGCTGGTCGATCACGTCGAGACCTCCCGGAGAGCGAGCCCGAAGTCGCGGCAGCGCCGATGTTCTCATGCCCGGTGGCACGCACAGCCGTTCAACGAGAGAAGTTCGTACTCCTCGTCGCCCGCTCGACCCCCTGTCGGCGGTCCACGACCGGATCGTGATCACCAGGATGCGTCATCGTGCTCACCCAGCGGAGTGGGAATCATCCGCCGATCCGACGGTTATCGGCGGACGGGCGTCGACCGCGCCGCGGGCCGCCACCGGTATTGCTCCGATCGAGTGAATATGGGTGGGGGGCCGATCGCCGGAGGATCGGGTTCAGCAGGTGGATCTTCCCGTGCCGCGTCCGAGTGTGACCTGGCTCTCTCCGTTATGTGTGTTTACTGGAGTTGTCAGGTATTGCGCCCATTCACCTTCTGTGGAGAGTCCATGACCGGAGTGCCGTCGTCCGCCGAGCAGACCGACGATTTCGAGAAGGTGGTGCTCAAGGACCCGCACCCCGCCTACCAGGAATTACGTGTCGAAGGCCCCGTCCGGAGAATGGTGATTCCGGAAGGGGAGGCGACCTGGATCGTGACCCGTTATGACGAGGCACGCGCCGCACTGGCCGACCCCGCGTTGCAGAAGTCGCCGCCCGCCGCGGCGGTCGGACGGTTCAAGGACGACGTCTACTTCAGCCAGGACCTCAGCGCCAATCTGCTCCAGTCGGATCAGCCCGAGCACACGAGGCTGCGCAAGCTGGTGACCAAGGCGTTCACCTCGCGTCGGGTGGCGGAGCTTCGTCCGCGTGTCGAGCAGATCGCGGATGAGCTGTTGGACGAGATGGCGGGTCGTACCGAGGTGGACCTGCTGGACGCCTTCGCGTTTCCGTTGCCGATGACGGTCATCTGTGAGTTCCTCGGGGTTCCCGGCGAGGATCGCGACGACTTCCGGCGCTGGTCGAACCTGCTGCTCGACGTCGACTCCGAGGAGACCGGCCCCGCCTCCGCCAGCATGGCCGCGTACCTGATGCGGCTGATCGCGGCCAAGCGGGAGGCGCCCGCCGATGATCTGCTGACCGCGTTGATCCAGGCCAGGGACGACGAGGACCGGCTCTCCGAGCGTGAACTGGTGGGCATGGTCTTCGTCCTGCTGGTCGCCGGGCATGAGACGACGGTCAATCTGATCGGCAACGGTGTGCACGCGCTGCTGCGGCACCCGGACCAGCTCGCCGCCCTGAAGGCCGATCCCGGTCTGCTGCCGGGAGCGGTCGAGGAGTTCCTGCGTTTCGACGGACCGATTCATCTCGCGACGATGCGCTGGGCCTCCACGGACATGACCTTGTACGGGGCGCGGGTGTCGGCGGGCGACCCGGTACTGGTCTCGCTGCTGTCGGCCAACCGGGACCCGGATCGTTTCGAGGAGCCGGACCGGCTCGACGTCACCAGGGCGCCGGGAGGCCACCTCGCGTTCGGCCATGGCATCCACTTCTGTCTCGGCGCGCCGCTGGCACGGATGGAGGGCGAGATCGCCTTCGGCAGGCTGCTGGCCCGCTTCCCGGACCTGAGCCTGGCGGCCGAGCCCGAGACGCTGCGGTGGCGCCACAGCACGCTCATCCACGGGCTGGAGACGCTGCCGGTGCGGCTCACGGCCTGAACCCTCGGCGACGGCCGCGCACCGCGGCCCCGCGCCTGTCGGCGGCGACCCG
This genomic stretch from Actinoalloteichus hoggarensis harbors:
- a CDS encoding DUF4253 domain-containing protein, producing the protein MIDQPSTTAPPLDDWGSLFPEGTAGRAPSTPLPPGRLIRPDESFARTKASRERPALWLGDAAADGALWSRLRAEHPVSGLWPLILETAEHGGLPWETGELAPETVADVDRYDAARVMADIWADWLEPAGSTDTGHLAPFDSTFPGLAEAGSSPRTAEEVADWYADLIASESARLGLVAAPRSADALAVIGWMGPTNHSDRTAPMAAIVRSWEDRFGARVVRVGFDTLDLSIAAPPTTRKHAEHVAAEHWAFCPDNIDQGPGTLQDYAADILGKNSWSFWWD
- a CDS encoding cytochrome P450 family protein produces the protein MTGVPSSAEQTDDFEKVVLKDPHPAYQELRVEGPVRRMVIPEGEATWIVTRYDEARAALADPALQKSPPAAAVGRFKDDVYFSQDLSANLLQSDQPEHTRLRKLVTKAFTSRRVAELRPRVEQIADELLDEMAGRTEVDLLDAFAFPLPMTVICEFLGVPGEDRDDFRRWSNLLLDVDSEETGPASASMAAYLMRLIAAKREAPADDLLTALIQARDDEDRLSERELVGMVFVLLVAGHETTVNLIGNGVHALLRHPDQLAALKADPGLLPGAVEEFLRFDGPIHLATMRWASTDMTLYGARVSAGDPVLVSLLSANRDPDRFEEPDRLDVTRAPGGHLAFGHGIHFCLGAPLARMEGEIAFGRLLARFPDLSLAAEPETLRWRHSTLIHGLETLPVRLTA